The proteins below come from a single Benincasa hispida cultivar B227 chromosome 4, ASM972705v1, whole genome shotgun sequence genomic window:
- the LOC120075954 gene encoding nematode resistance protein-like HSPRO2, giving the protein MVDLGWKANMVSSDKTTTTTKSSKIIPIANNKLNLSLPVSFRTSELSTASPSSCSSYEQYLRLNDLRKLWSSKEFPEWRNESVLKPGLQALEITFRFISTVLSDPRPYANRREWKRKLESLTTSQIQLIAMICEDDEEDGEARGRVPIVDLSSSDGVITRDGSSAEVWKIHGEATVVNRTSESSLLPRLASWQSSEDIAQLIQYSVECEMRRCSYTLGLGEPNLAGKPNLDYDLICKPNELHSLRKSPYEQIENYENQTVYTTHQILESWIYAAHEVLKRIAERIEKKNFAGAASDCYLMERIWKLLQEIEDLHLLMDPDDFLKLKNQLAIKSLQESEAFCFRSTKLVEITKQCKDLKHKVPFILDVEVDPMGGPRIQEAAMKLYSEKREFEKIHLLQALQAIESAIKKFFFAYKQVLVMVMGSLEAKGNRVVVSSNSDDSLSQIFLESTYFPSLDAAKTFLGDLHGVFGSDRRTRMKL; this is encoded by the coding sequence ATGGTTGATTTGGGTTGGAAGGCAAACATGGTTTCCTCCGACAAGACGACGACGACGACTAAATCCTCAAAGATCATCCCCATCGCCAATAACAAGCTCAATCTATCTCTTCCTGTTTCGTTTCGTACTTCAGAGCTCTCCACTGCTTCGCCTTCCTCTTGTTCTTCGTACGAACAGTACCTTCGCCTTAACGATCTCAGGAAGCTATGGAGTTCTAAGGAGTTTCCTGAATGGAGGAATGAGTCGGTATTGAAGCCGGGATTACAAGCTTTGGAGATTACTTTCCGGTTCATATCGACCGTTTTGTCTGATCCACGGCCGTACGCGAATCGGCGGGAGTGGAAGAGGAAGCTCGAGTCTCTCACCACGAGTCAGATCCAACTCATTGCTATGATTTGTGAGGACGACGAAGAGGATGGTGAAGCACGCGGTAGAGTTCCGATTGTTGATCTGAGTTCATCCGACGGTGTGATTACTCGCGATGGAAGCTCGGCGGAGGTTTGGAAGATTCACGGAGAAGCTACTGTTGTGAACAGAACGAGTGAATCGAGTCTTCTTCCTCGTCTTGCGTCATGGCAGAGCTCTGAAGACATCGCGCAGTTGATTCAGTACTCCGTTGAGTGCGAGATGAGGAGATGTTCGTACACGCTAGGGTTAGGAGAGCCGAATTTGGCTGGTAAGCCGAATCTCGATTACGACCTAATTTGCAAGCCAAACGAGCTTCATTCTCTGAGAAAGAGTCCGTATGAACAAATCGAAAATTACGAGAATCAAACGGTTTACACAACGCACCAGATCTTGGAGTCGTGGATTTACGCTGCGCATGAGGTTCTGAAACGAATTGCAGAGAGAATCGAGAAGAAGAATTTCGCCGGAGCCGCGAGCGATTGTTATCTGATGGAACGGATCTGGAAACTTCTGCAAGAGATTGAAGATCTTCATCTTCTGATGGATCCGGATGATTTCCTAAAGCTGAAGAATCAATTAGCTATCAAATCGCTGCAGGAATCGGAAGCGTTTTGCTTCAGATCGACGAAGCTGGTGGAGATTACGAAGCAATGCAAGGATCTGAAGCACAAAGTGCCGTTCATCTTGGATGTGGAGGTGGATCCAATGGGCGGACCAAGGATTCAAGAGGCGGCGATGAAATTGTACAGCGAGAAGCGAGAGTTCGAGAaaattcatcttcttcaagctCTGCAAGCGATTGAATCGGCGATAAAGAAGTTCTTCTTCGCATACAAGCAAGTTCTGGTTATGGTGATGGGAAGCTTAGAGGCGAAGGGGAACCGAGTCGTGGTGAGTTCGAACTCGGACGATTCACTGAGTCAGATATTTCTGGAATCCACTTATTTTCCGAGTTTGGATGCTGCCAAGACGTTTCTTGGGGATCTACACGGTGTTTTCGGGTCGGATCGAAGGACCCGGATGAAGCTGTAG